Part of the Serinus canaria isolate serCan28SL12 chromosome 1, serCan2020, whole genome shotgun sequence genome is shown below.
TTGCTGTCAACTGCTGTCAACAAGACCAGACCCTCCCATTCGATGCAAACAAGGAAACACATCTTAGTGTTCAAGCTGCAGATTCTTTTGTTCAAATAACATGGCAGCTAAAAACagcctttcctcttctctggaGCAACCTCTCATTGCGCTCACTTATATGCAAGACACCCTTTATTCATCCAAGAACAGAAATGACTACATAAAAGTTAAAACCCAGTATTCAGCAGGGAGATCACAACAACAGTAAGAAATTCTCTAAAATATCCTCAGAATTCAACTCTGAGCATCCCATGGGGCAGAGGGAACCCAGCTAATCCCACTTTTCCCTCCAAGTACCTCTGCTTGGGAGCTTTCTGCATTTGTTGCATTCTGCCCAAGCCTACACACTGCACAAACAAGCAACCACCACTCTCAGTGCATCAGtgcacagactttttttttctcccacttaTGTCCTGTGGCAGGAAGGTAATAACTGACCAGGGCAAAGGACATGTTTACTGCCTCCATCTTTCACTTGTTCCAGTGTACACACAGCCcagcaagaaaaaggaaaagcagggcaTCACCATGCAAAGGGACACTGGTACCTCACTACAATGCTACAATCAACAGTGCAATGTGTTTTGGCACATTGCACCATTTACCTTCACACATACCAACTGTTTTAACTTCTTCCTTATGACCTCACTCCTGCCTTAAGATCAGGCTTCTAATATACTGGGGTAATTTTGCCCAGCTAAGGCTTAAACAGCCACCGTCTCCCAtcctaaaaaattaaataaacaggtGAAGTCATGCTCTCCGATCAAGAAATTCACAGTTTGTACAATTCATTCACTCTTTCACACTCGGGTATGATTTTCAGAACCTCTGGAAGAGCTTTGTAATGAACCGACATGCGATCATCACATGCCCGTATTGATGCGTGTGTCCGTGCCAACAGCTTAAATCACTTGATCTCTGAACAATCCTATGACTCATGACATGTGCATCCCATAATTTATCATGTTTGTGCTATGAAAATGCACTGGAGCAGCATTGCCTCAGCAACATTTACAAGTCACCTTGGCAACAAAGCAGCTTTGCGGCTGCTCTCAGATGCCCGGTCTCAGATGCCCAGCAAAACCTAGACGAGATGGGAGAGAACTGAAGCACTTCTAATTTACTGATCACATTTAATTGCTCATTAATTAGCTAGCACGATTACCTGCCTTAAATTgggcctttaaaaaaaaaaaggcaaaacaaaaagctaAACAAAACAACAGCCCACCTCTTTTACCCTTCTCCAGGAGGCTCGATGCTCAAACTTAAGGAGATTCCCAGTAAAGAAAATCACACACTGCCAAGTCAGAGGAAAAGTTTAAGGAACCGGATATTGTGCCTTCGTGTGCTTCCAAAAAAGTCTATACATGTGCAACACAGCTAGGAAAAACAGCAAGTCCTAGgacaagctaaaaaaaaagcagtttccaTCCCATGAAATGCCTCTGTAAGCATCACCTGCCTGTGTTATTTAGGCTTTTGTTGCACTGGTAGGTTTAGAGGAGCCAAGggggcaggcagctgccagggccgATCGGCTCTGGAGCTCCGTGCCAAGCTCGGCCCAGGCGGCAgcaggggagccctgggagctggctcTGTGCCACAATCACAGTTTTGGATGCAGTTTCCTTCTTTCCCGCTGACATCAGGCAGGTGAAGTGCTGGCAGAGCGGGCAGAACAGCCCGCCAGTTTCACTCCTAAACCCCCTCCTCACACCGGTAAAGGCACGGCTGTTTCACTTTCAAGCTAGCGCCAGACAAACACAAACAACTTTTCAAGCAGCAAGATCGCTCACAGGAGGCAGAAAGGAAACACGAGAGGCTGCAAACCATCAGCTCATTCCCGTTCAGGAGCTTTAAAGCCAAACACACCAACAGCGTGGTCAGAAATTGACAGCAAAGGGAAGGCAAAAGATCAGCAGCCTTGGCTCCCACcgaaggggaagggaaggcagatcTCATCACCCCTTTGCCAGTCGCTCAGTGAGAGATGCATTGAGGCTGCTGGTGGCTCAAGCCCCAACAGAGAGCCCAAGCCACCACAGTAGAGGCATTCAAGAGGTGTGAAACTCGGCTTCCTGATTTATCAGCTGCTATCCCGAGGGGCAGGAGGTGAACCACCACGATAAAAAACTTTTACTGAGACCTGAATCTGTACTGGTAAGTatttgctgctgcccaggcGGGCGTACAAAAAAAAGGAGCTCCCTCAGCAGAACAGATCCGTGCTTTTAGGAGTTTAGACATTTGGCCAAAGTCTGAAATAGCCTGTTAAGTCAGAGCTAATTAGCAGAGGAGCGGAATGAACCAACATAAGACTGAACATACTTTCCCTGCTTCCAACAACTATTTAACAGTCTCAAACAAATTTTAGCCAGCAGATTCAAGTGCCAGAGATCTCACTAAATGGTGAATTTACAGACAAACCGTATCATCAGCCTTTTGCAAGGATGGGGGGAGTGGTTTCAGCATACAATTATGCTCTAATACTCATCCTCTCCACAGCCCCCACATGCAGCCCCACATCCCTGAGCAagcctgccttccctccctctgttaatcccctgtgcccccctcTCAACTCCACAGCCCATCATCCCTCCTCTGCTGAACCCTCTCTGCAGCCAGAACCAGCCAGCAGgactggtgctgctgctgctcttctaGCTTTGCTGCATACCCAGGGTAGGATTTAACAGAGGACATCACCAGGGCATCCCCGAGGAGCAAGGAAGGCTGCaaaggggacagccagggcagcagcctgcccagctctcagccttAGCACAGGGACTGCCAAGGCAGCTGTgccttcctccctgcagctACCTCGATAGAgcttggagaaggaaaaggctgcCCAGCTTCCAGAGGCTCAGccagcctctccccaccctgctACCCTCTCCACTTCCACAATTAAAACCTTCCCTTGCTATTGTGCCATGCCAGTTTTTGTGGAGGCTGTCGTTTCAGCGATAGCAATGCCACAGTAACTTGAATTTAGGCGAGCAACCAAGCAAGTACGACTGACCAGCATGCTCTCTGCCAAAAGCATTAACCAAAGACCAGAACAATAATTTAAAGTTATTAAATTGCCTGAATGAAATTTTCTACTAGCCCTACTCATGAATCTCCACCTACCAAAGCGCACACTTAACCACTGAGTtacacagccacacacacacacacagtgcagtCTGCAGTACAATTCCCCTTGTTTTGCAATGCTTTCACCACcgatctttttttttctgagttgttCAAAACAAAGTAGTAACAGAAGGAACTGATCCATTCTTTAAATACCTAggtaaaacacaaaaacaaagaaaaggtgGAAACTGACAGAAGCCATATGCTTACTGAGAgtgcaaacaaaaaagaagtgaTCTTTCTTGAATATAGTAAAAAATCCCCTAATActattctttaatttttatcttaCTTTTAGGACGTTGCATTTTCCATAGTCCTTTGACAGCCTGTAACAGCCTACAGGGAGCAGACAGCCCCACAGGGAGTTTCACAGACTCTGCCTGCAAGAACCTGTGCCTCCCAAACCTCCcagccactgcagcagaagTCACCAGGAAAAGTAACTTCTTATCATCTGGAGTTGTTACTGCCAGCTTTTAAGGACAAGCCTGGCAGATCACATCCTTCCCCACTTCACTCTTCTGTCCTCCATCCTTGCTTTGAAGACTGCAATACTGGCATATCTCAGTGCTACTGCAACTTCAGGAAGCTGAACTCCTTCTCGCTTTCCTGTCTTCCCCCatatcctttctgtatttaaaacatAACCTTGGACATTTGCTCTCACTGGCTGATGTAGCACCCCATCAGTTAAAAGGAGGATCTCTCTAAGGCAGAGACAGACAGTTTACTATCTCCTGAAAAGCAGGTGCAATGGCAACCAGAAACTTGCAAGCCCCAAAACAAGCACAGAGGGTACCAGCCGTGGCAACTCAGCACCTGCAGAGGATGAGGTCAGTGACTTTCACCAGCAGCACAGCGAGAACACGAAGATTTGCTTGCTTTGCTGCAAGCTGCCATGGCAAAGAGACACATACACGCTTCAGAAAGCCATCTAAATTCGCTTACATCTGTCATTGTCATTTTGGTCAGCAATGGCATCTTCCAGAGCAACAGACTTTGGCTTCTTTTCACTGTTTCCTTTCAAGTTTTCCCAATCTGCCTGGCTGAATCTGCAGACCTCTGAGTCTTTGGTAGCTGTCTggccttctctctctttcatcTCCAACTCTGAGAAGCGCATCATTGCACGCTAGAAAGAAaattgatataaaaaaaaaagtcttgcaATAAAAACTACTTCATTTACCTTACCTTATATGAAagcatttccaaagaaaaattgATTCAAAACCAGGGTTTCAGATAAACAGCTAAGGGTAGGATTTTAACACACCTGACTTGTAAAACAGTGTTCTAGCATCTTATAAGCAAATATCCACACAATTCTTTcatatataagtatatatatataaaagattatatataaatgtatattatatttaaaacaaaaacattccattttggaggtaaaaagagacaaaaccaaaaagaaataaaataaaataaaattttaaagggaaaaaaaaaaacaacaacacaaaacCATACAATGAATAAAAGACGACCATGGCCCACAAACTTCCCTTTGTGtatttggaaatgaaatttaaCTCAAAGGTTTATGTAAGAGtctagtaataaaaatttgaagaACTGACCTCACAGTAAGCAGCAGGTAGACATAAAATACTGTCCTCTTGTAATCCTTCCATCTATGTAATTAAAATGGGCACTCAATGGATCATTTAGATAATTTCATCCATTTTTATAAGCATAAACCAATTCTTTTCTTAACAATGCAAAACAATTTGGCTTAACTCATCCCTTCATTAAAAGTAAAACACCCTAAGAATATTCCTACACAATATCTGTCTATCATCCCTCAGCATCAACCTCAATACCACTTCTACTCTTCCCTAGGCGCTCACTTGGAACCAACGTTGCCTGAGACCCACTAATGCATGACTGCAACTCCTCACCATCCAATGGCACGTTTGGCATACTAATCAAAACTTCTGGgtttctgtgctggctggcacCACAGGCCAGCTCAGACATTACAGCCAGCGCCAAGGTAACATGCATGCCTGTCCGACTCCCCTTGAAACTGCACAAACATTGCATTAACGTGCATTAACATTTGTATCAGATCTTAGTAAAAGCCCTTTAAAGCTGGCTAGCCCATACATACCTATAAGCCACACATATTCTTTACATTGCCTCACTCTCATTAATAAACTTACTTTGTTATTTAAAACCACTTATGGCCAGTACGCCCCGACAAAAAAATGCTCTGGTCTCCCCACCTGTGTCGCTTCTCTCAACTTTAAAAACTCAACTGTGACTTGCAACAGAGAAATCAATACCGACAAAGAGCGCAGCGGTTGTTGGGCCGCTCCGACTCACCTGCAACGCCCGCTGCTCCCGGCTGAGCTGGCTGGAGTCGGCGTAGAGCTCCGTCGTCACACACTTGAATCGGTCACCTACATAACCGGCAGAGTTTGCAATCCTCTTGGCCAGTTTAGACGGCTTGGGTTTCAGGATTTTGCCATCAGCAGACTCCACGTCGTCGGCTCCGTCTTTGGTATAGGTCTGGCTGGCATCGATGCTCGGCGGCGCGGTCCCCATGCAGAATGGCTTCGCGTCCTCCTGCACCTTGCCaaaagccagagctggagcatcGCTCTCGTGCGCGCTTTCCAAGAAAACAGGAGAAGGCTGGACCGCCACTCTCTCTTTAGGCTGGCTCACAGATAAATCTTCTTTCCTTAAGCCGAACACTGATGAACTCTGGGCTTGCTTGAAATTATAGGTTTCGTGAACATCATTATTTCTTCCAAACTCCTCTCTCATTACAATAAAATCTCTGTGCTGAGACGCCTGCTCTACCTTGTGCTTTGAAGGGTCATTAGTCTGATTACTGCTTTCTGTAGCAAAGCTGGCTTTCGTTACGTTTGCTTCGGTCTTAGCTTCCTGCTCGTCTCGCAGAAGATCCGGGAAAAGGTGTTTGTCGCTTTTTGCAGAGTTTTTACTATGGCCAGAGTTCTGGTGCAATTTCACGCTCTTGTCACTGGGCATTTCGAAATGCATCTTCCCACcgctctccaggagctctggcaaTCGGCCCCGCAGAGCCGGGTCCTCATAGCGGACCCTCTCGTGAGACCGTGACCTCCGTTCCGTCTTCTCCTCCTTATTGATTTCCAGAGCTGAATGCTGCAACAGCATGGGGTGCACCATCCCCACTCCCAGAGCATCCTGGTAGGTCATGAACTCCCCCCTCCCGGCTGGCAGGCTGTAAGGGAGGCCGGGTTTGGGAGCCAGGTGGGTGGGGTAGAGGCTGCCGTTGGGCAGCAAGACCGGGTGAGGGTAGACATGTCCTTTCCCATGGAGGGTGAGAGGGCTGATGGCGATCCCCTCTGGCACTGGATATGGGAGGTAGCTCCTGGGGTAGGGCAGAGGCGGGGAGCGAAACGCCTCATTGGGCGGCAGGAAGATGGGGCTGGAGGCCAGGGCAGTCTCGGTTGCTTTGAAGTTGGCTTCCTGAGCACAGGACTTGGCCACCTTACTGCTGTGCTTCGCAGGGGTGGCGACAGGCTGCCCAACATGCTGGATAACCGAGGCggtgctctctgcagagctccgGGCCGTCTTGGCGCAATCCACGTTGGCATTGGGAGCTGGTGACGCTGACGCCGGCCGCCCCCCTGCTGACACCGTCCCTGAAACACTGCCAACCACTGCTTCCGTGCCACCCatcctggggcaggaggagctccgCGGCTGTGGCATAACCCAGTCCAGTGCCTTGTTTTTCAGTTGGACATTcttcccagcctcctcactgggGCTGGGACCAGGAACGATCCAGGAGGATGGCGCTGTGCTGATAATTTCGGGCCTGTAGATGGGGCAGCTGTTCCCGGGAGAAATGGTTTCTTTCTGAACGATGTCACCGCCTGGCAAGTgtgtccctcctcctgcccttccatGCACCAGCACTGTTGGCATAATTTTCTTACCGTGGTCCGACTTGCTAGCGGTTTCCGCATCAACCACTTTCGCCGACAAGTCCAGCGGTTTGTCGGTGACGTCTTTGGTTGGGgtctgcttttccaggagtggGGGGGACCTGCTGTCCTTCCGCTCGTGGCCAGCTTTCCGTGCATGGGGGGCAGATGGGAGGGGTGCCTCCCCAGCATCACTGCCTTTGGGAAGCTTCCCATTGGAGAGGCGAGCAGGTGGAAATTCGCCGCCAATGTTCACGTAGGGCTTTGGGAGCGTaacagcagaggagggagaggtggtGATCCTGGGGAAATGTTTGTGGAAATCGGCATAGGCATCCCCGACttgggcaggcagggggaggCGGGGAGATGGCCGGGGTGAGTGCGGCAGCAGGAGCGCAGGATCCCCTGGCAAGTTGGCAGGGGCCGGCTTGGCGGTGGGGACCCGGGGCTGCTTGCTGCCCTGGATGTGGGGGTAGGCGTGCGTGTCCACAGGGGTGCCTGGGCTCACACCCATCTTCCACGACAAGCTCTTATCCGGACAGTGCACCAAAGGTGGGATTGCTGGTGAAGCTGAAGCAGTCGAGAGCCTCATGGGCGACGCCAGCGACGAAGGGATGTGAGGGGCAACGTAGTGGGAGGGAGGCAGGTATAAAAAACGTTCACCATTCGTACATACGGGTGAGTAAGCCAGGTGCTGCGGTAAGCTGTAGGTGGACTGCTGAGGTAGCAATGCCTTGTACATGTTCAACGAATACTTATTTGGTGAGTCAAGGAAAGGGTATATGGTGGGCGTTGCACCCTCCATGTAGGGGTTCACCCAGGGGAGCCTTAGGTAACTAGCACCATTGACACCGAGGGGACTCTGCCTGTCACCCGCAGCTCGGTCCAAACCCAGTGTCTCCCCTGTCGGGACAGAGTTTTTTTGTATTCCAGGTGGCGTTTTGTATATAGCGCTGAAGCCGTTTGGGGCTTTTCCAGAGACAGCTGCGCTTTCCACCGCTTCGGGGGGATTAGACTTAAACTGTATCTCTGGATTTCTTTCAGGAGTAAATCCCAGGCTGGCTATCGAACCCGTAGCATCCCGTGATTTTTCCGAGCCAAGTCCACACAAGCTGGAATAGACAATGCTACTGGGCACTCTGAGTCCTTCTCGCATGAGCCCAGACCTGTCCATACTCAGAGCTGCAAGGCTGTCAATGCGATGTGCTGTAGTTGCATCCACCTTTACAGAATAAGAAGCACGTTACTTTCGCATCTCACTACCACAACTACCATTCAAGCTACTGATAGATCAGCATTTTGGACGAGAAACAGTAACAATGCAAACATGCTGTTTGTTGTGAAAACGTACAGAGGCTGGTTACACTGGAAAATGGGAGAACAGGAACCTACAGAGTAATATATATAACACCACAAACATCAACACCAATCTCTCCAAATCCAAAATTCAAACAGGAACAAAGGTGTGAGGACTCAAGCAGCCAGGAGTGGCCCAGAGACAGTGCTCAgaggctctgctcctgtgcaACTGGCTCTTCagtcccagccctcccagagcaAGAGGACATGGGCTGTGGCATGGAGACCAGAAAGAGAAGGATTGAATGcctctcctcctcatcctcatcctcctccaggacctctccctccagcacagctctgtcctggggctCACCACTGCCACATGATTCATGGGGCAAGGCATCTGAGGATGCAGCATGAAGAAAGGTCTGCCATCAGATTTCTTTcccacctgctgctccccatgTAGACTTAAAGAAAGGACAACCCCACCAATTTTGCTGGAACACTGATATTCTTAATGCTTACATGAACTATTTTTGTCACACATGCTGGTATTCTGCATGGCATTAATCGTAACAGCAACAGTAAGAATCTGAAGTCATACAAGAACACATATCACAAAGCATCAAGAGATTAACAAGATAAATAAACAACGCCCCAACTTCACTGTTTCACAGAAACAACCTGAATGTGCCCAAGCCCACTAGGGCTGCAACAGGAAGATGTTTTAACGGACCACGTAATAACAGCCAGGGGCAGGAGTCAGTCATGGTGGGGAGGACAGGCACAAATTCATCTGCAGCATGAAGCTTGTAACTTCTTACCACACTGTGATTCAGGTGATTCTCCTCCCTCAACTCCAGTCTGCTTTTCGGTGCATCAGCATCATTAACGGGAATTTTCCTATTGAAAAACAGAAGCTTACTATTTGAAAACATCCTGTGCATCTTGGATCAGTGCAATATCATATCACCTCCTTATTTTGATTCCCCTAGAGAAGTCCCATGAGATAACATATTTATTCTTCTCTGTGCCCATACATGCTGACTACTTTGAAAAGCAAGGACCATTTGAAAATAAGCATAAAGGACTTTGACAACAAGAACACACCAAGTGCATCTCAGAGCAGCCTCTTCCAAAGCAAGCAGTTTTTGTAAAGGTCTTCTCTTTTGCTCCTtgccctttcctttttccagggGGAGAATATCCCATTTTCAACATACTCTGCTCATATACCATCCATAAACATGCTGAggataaaattaaaacacacacactAATATCATATGAACATCAGCTCTTCCATGCTTAAGAGGGAGATGCACATCTGTGCCATACCAGTGTTGCAGCTCTGGGACTTGTTATCACAGAAATCACCAATAAAGAATATACCTTAGTGCCAAATTTCAAATCCCAGGGATAAAAATCACTGAcatgcagcagaaggaaagttTCAGCATTACCCAAAAGAACTCCTTTCAATCGAAGTGCTTAAAGGCATATCATCACCATAAAgcagaaatgtgattttaatccatttgtttttaaaagattcACCTTCCCTGCAAGTAGCACATACAGTTATTATCCCTGAACAACTGGGAGGAaagtggggagggagggtgagAAAGCAAAGTGAGATGCTTGgctgttttccttcagcttaTGTTTGCAAATAGTATTCCCTGCAAAGACCAAAAACTTCCACCAGCTTTTGGAGGCTTTTCACACAACAGTGAGAACagagaatgagaagagagaaaagcactAAAACCACACAAAACTGGCACAGAGAACTGGAGGCACATCTGCAGCTTCTGTCCAGcatcattttgctttttaaagagctGGGATTTAAGGGAAGGGGGCACCTGCCAGTGCCTGTGTCATCCCATCGAACACTGTAATCTTGATCATCAATTGAATTAtactcagcaggaaaaaaggtggggaggaggagaaattcaCTTGTGGGAGACAGACACTACTGACCCTATTTCCCATGACAAGCTATTGGTCCAAAGGCAGGGAACACCAAATTGCAGGCACAagcccctctgctgcagagaatcACCACAAGAAAACGTGCACTATTTGGTTTAATTCCCCTTcacaaatgcaaaacaataaattaattGTAAAAGCACATTCAAAGGTTGCTTTGGGTGCGTCCCCACTTCACTGACCCAGGTTGCCTGTTATGTAGTAAATCAGCATCTGCTCTACTGCTCTCAGGCACGTCTTGACTCTCTCCCTTTGCCCTCCCTCCAAGCTGGGCTGATCTCTATTCAAGGTGGCAGCTTTCTGCTCCAGTATTAGGGAAGTGAGCAAACTCTGAGACCTTGCTCTGCAGAATTACAGTGTGGTTTAACTTGCCAGAAGCTTAAATATTTACCTGTCTTCATTAATTCCACA
Proteins encoded:
- the BCOR gene encoding BCL-6 corepressor isoform X1 translates to MLSATPLYGNVHSWMSNERVRMCGINEDRKIPVNDADAPKSRLELREENHLNHSVVDATTAHRIDSLAALSMDRSGLMREGLRVPSSIVYSSLCGLGSEKSRDATGSIASLGFTPERNPEIQFKSNPPEAVESAAVSGKAPNGFSAIYKTPPGIQKNSVPTGETLGLDRAAGDRQSPLGVNGASYLRLPWVNPYMEGATPTIYPFLDSPNKYSLNMYKALLPQQSTYSLPQHLAYSPVCTNGERFLYLPPSHYVAPHIPSSLASPMRLSTASASPAIPPLVHCPDKSLSWKMGVSPGTPVDTHAYPHIQGSKQPRVPTAKPAPANLPGDPALLLPHSPRPSPRLPLPAQVGDAYADFHKHFPRITTSPSSAVTLPKPYVNIGGEFPPARLSNGKLPKGSDAGEAPLPSAPHARKAGHERKDSRSPPLLEKQTPTKDVTDKPLDLSAKVVDAETASKSDHGKKIMPTVLVHGRAGGGTHLPGGDIVQKETISPGNSCPIYRPEIISTAPSSWIVPGPSPSEEAGKNVQLKNKALDWVMPQPRSSSCPRMGGTEAVVGSVSGTVSAGGRPASASPAPNANVDCAKTARSSAESTASVIQHVGQPVATPAKHSSKVAKSCAQEANFKATETALASSPIFLPPNEAFRSPPLPYPRSYLPYPVPEGIAISPLTLHGKGHVYPHPVLLPNGSLYPTHLAPKPGLPYSLPAGRGEFMTYQDALGVGMVHPMLLQHSALEINKEEKTERRSRSHERVRYEDPALRGRLPELLESGGKMHFEMPSDKSVKLHQNSGHSKNSAKSDKHLFPDLLRDEQEAKTEANVTKASFATESSNQTNDPSKHKVEQASQHRDFIVMREEFGRNNDVHETYNFKQAQSSSVFGLRKEDLSVSQPKERVAVQPSPVFLESAHESDAPALAFGKVQEDAKPFCMGTAPPSIDASQTYTKDGADDVESADGKILKPKPSKLAKRIANSAGYVGDRFKCVTTELYADSSQLSREQRALQMEGLQEDSILCLPAAYCERAMMRFSELEMKEREGQTATKDSEVCRFSQADWENLKGNSEKKPKSVALEDAIADQNDNDRCNFTSTENNRGHFLETPEEKDLSNEKCYLERHSVYEKAEDQPTEDFGQHSCPRLDRKRKHSGERVQNDGSQNESFVEELQDEVISKAKKKKNSKDDWPEREMTNNSSNHLEEPNCNEVTNLKVCIELTGLHPKKQRHLQHLRELWEQQVSPERSPSGKLGRQSRKDLAEAVQPEATAKVKDFTEERHTKKRSEAKSNRSWSEESLKTSDNEQGLPVFPVSPHMKSLSSTNANSKRQAQPSCTPASRLAAKQQKIKESRKTDGLYTDEEEDFQHASLMPKYSECEKPSGKRQCKTKHLALQERRRRSSLTGDDTTDIENAEDKVTVTRKVRKRPEPSSDCDSSPAKPYEQKLYERLPQAPSLLPVPQPPQLPLASPTPESTPSRPMPPEARRLIVNKNAGETLLQRAARLGYEEVVLYCLENKACDVNHRDNAGYCALHEACARGWLSIVRHLLEYGADVNCSAQDGTRPIHDAVENDHLEIVRLLLSYGADPTLATYSGRTIVKMTHSELMETFLTEYLTDLQGRSVDDPGLYWDFYGSSVCDPKDESGFDVLANPPGPGDEDEDGFSDVFEFEFLDEPPLPCYNIQVCLSQGPRNWLLLSDVVKRLKMSSRIFRCNFPNLEVVTITEAEFYKQTSLSQLFSCATDLEAFNPESKELLDLVEFTSELKTLLGSELHWLHPHEEPPFDILW
- the BCOR gene encoding BCL-6 corepressor isoform X2 codes for the protein MLSATPLYGNVHSWMSNERVRMCGINEDRKIPVNDADAPKSRLELREENHLNHSVVDATTAHRIDSLAALSMDRSGLMREGLRVPSSIVYSSLCGLGSEKSRDATGSIASLGFTPERNPEIQFKSNPPEAVESAAVSGKAPNGFSAIYKTPPGIQKNSVPTGETLGLDRAAGDRQSPLGVNGASYLRLPWVNPYMEGATPTIYPFLDSPNKYSLNMYKALLPQQSTYSLPQHLAYSPVCTNGERFLYLPPSHYVAPHIPSSLASPMRLSTASASPAIPPLVHCPDKSLSWKMGVSPGTPVDTHAYPHIQGSKQPRVPTAKPAPANLPGDPALLLPHSPRPSPRLPLPAQVGDAYADFHKHFPRITTSPSSAVTLPKPYVNIGGEFPPARLSNGKLPKGSDAGEAPLPSAPHARKAGHERKDSRSPPLLEKQTPTKDVTDKPLDLSAKVVDAETASKSDHGKKIMPTVLVHGRAGGGTHLPGGDIVQKETISPGNSCPIYRPEIISTAPSSWIVPGPSPSEEAGKNVQLKNKALDWVMPQPRSSSCPRMGGTEAVVGSVSGTVSAGGRPASASPAPNANVDCAKTARSSAESTASVIQHVGQPVATPAKHSSKVAKSCAQEANFKATETALASSPIFLPPNEAFRSPPLPYPRSYLPYPVPEGIAISPLTLHGKGHVYPHPVLLPNGSLYPTHLAPKPGLPYSLPAGRGEFMTYQDALGVGMVHPMLLQHSALEINKEEKTERRSRSHERVRYEDPALRGRLPELLESGGKMHFEMPSDKSVKLHQNSGHSKNSAKSDKHLFPDLLRDEQEAKTEANVTKASFATESSNQTNDPSKHKVEQASQHRDFIVMREEFGRNNDVHETYNFKQAQSSSVFGLRKEDLSVSQPKERVAVQPSPVFLESAHESDAPALAFGKVQEDAKPFCMGTAPPSIDASQTYTKDGADDVESADGKILKPKPSKLAKRIANSAGYVGDRFKCVTTELYADSSQLSREQRALQRAMMRFSELEMKEREGQTATKDSEVCRFSQADWENLKGNSEKKPKSVALEDAIADQNDNDRCNFTSTENNRGHFLETPEEKDLSNEKCYLERHSVYEKAEDQPTEDFGQHSCPRLDRKRKHSGERVQNDGSQNESFVEELQDEVISKAKKKKNSKDDWPEREMTNNSSNHLEEPNCNEVTNLKVCIELTGLHPKKQRHLQHLRELWEQQVSPERSPSGKLGRQSRKDLAEAVQPEATAKVKDFTEERHTKKRSEAKSNRSWSEESLKTSDNEQGLPVFPVSPHMKSLSSTNANSKRQAQPSCTPASRLAAKQQKIKESRKTDGLYTDEEEDFQHASLMPKYSECEKPSGKRQCKTKHLALQERRRRSSLTGDDTTDIENAEDKVTVTRKVRKRPEPSSDCDSSPAKPYEQKLYERLPQAPSLLPVPQPPQLPLASPTPESTPSRPMPPEARRLIVNKNAGETLLQRAARLGYEEVVLYCLENKACDVNHRDNAGYCALHEACARGWLSIVRHLLEYGADVNCSAQDGTRPIHDAVENDHLEIVRLLLSYGADPTLATYSGRTIVKMTHSELMETFLTEYLTDLQGRSVDDPGLYWDFYGSSVCDPKDESGFDVLANPPGPGDEDEDGFSDVFEFEFLDEPPLPCYNIQVCLSQGPRNWLLLSDVVKRLKMSSRIFRCNFPNLEVVTITEAEFYKQTSLSQLFSCATDLEAFNPESKELLDLVEFTSELKTLLGSELHWLHPHEEPPFDILW